One window from the genome of Gimesia aquarii encodes:
- a CDS encoding NAD-dependent epimerase/dehydratase family protein — protein MIFVLGGRGFVGSAFERFFEKQQIPYKVITRENYESCIGSSCDLLINANGNSKKFLGHQDPKWEFQASVASVRNSLEDFNYQKYVFLSTSDVYADCSNPTSTLEESSPSVSDLSTYGFHKYLAEQCVQHTARDWLIIRMGGFVGPGLKKNAVYDLLNDQPLWVHPKSEFQLIHSDDSAQLIMSLIEMKFSNEIFNLTAKHTISVEAISKLAGKSIDGKTEATPVRYELSTAKVEQHLNLPDTETCVKKFIQEAI, from the coding sequence ATGATTTTTGTTTTAGGAGGCAGAGGTTTTGTTGGTTCTGCCTTTGAAAGGTTTTTTGAAAAACAACAGATTCCATATAAAGTCATCACAAGAGAAAACTATGAAAGTTGTATAGGAAGTTCTTGCGATTTATTGATTAACGCTAATGGCAACTCCAAAAAATTTCTGGGTCATCAGGATCCGAAATGGGAATTTCAAGCGAGTGTGGCATCTGTGAGAAACTCGCTGGAAGATTTTAACTATCAGAAATATGTTTTTCTCTCCACCAGTGATGTTTACGCTGACTGTAGTAATCCCACGTCAACTCTGGAAGAATCATCACCTTCGGTTTCAGATCTCAGCACCTATGGGTTTCATAAATACTTGGCAGAACAATGTGTGCAACATACTGCAAGAGATTGGTTGATCATTCGTATGGGAGGATTTGTCGGTCCCGGTCTAAAGAAAAATGCGGTTTATGATCTACTGAATGACCAGCCGCTATGGGTTCATCCAAAAAGCGAGTTTCAGTTAATCCATTCAGATGATTCAGCCCAATTAATTATGTCCCTGATCGAGATGAAATTTTCAAATGAAATCTTCAATCTAACGGCAAAACATACGATTTCAGTTGAAGCAATCAGCAAACTAGCTGGAAAATCTATTGATGGGAAAACCGAGGCAACTCCGGTTCGATATGAACTTTCAACAGCAAAGGTAGAGCAACATCTGAATTTACCCGATACTGAAACTTGTGTTAAAAAGTTTATTCAAGAAGCGATCTAA
- a CDS encoding glycosyltransferase family protein produces MIITISDVTLGYGSPQIISFTKEFAECNQDDFTILQPAVPYRQIVTDHKFAEKIRTLPTREHPHSCLGRWQFFQQCKQFVQKYKPDTLIVSNYNLLPILELLEFTPPKIINLVLEDCEHLKKSFHSKVLFSRLQKLSKQIDYWIFPEQNRAINDAELFSIPYEKIFVLPNVYEAKSTFHPKPKIPKILYAGTLDLDSSVACHFTDPSVWKLPLDIYGDSQGTPKNQDKLTSALNQARCANMGLYWYGQVDAQTLDSLLSQYAFSLVFWLPKRFALLNAAPNKFFQALAYGVPVITAPHPQCKMYVERYNCGLVMKDWSKGELIRTVQLGIKLFGTSQYQDMVGGTKQAINQELNWKTQMKLLANKFRLKAHG; encoded by the coding sequence ATGATCATAACTATTTCTGATGTTACTCTGGGGTATGGTTCACCGCAAATCATAAGCTTTACCAAAGAGTTTGCTGAATGCAATCAAGATGACTTTACTATTTTGCAACCTGCAGTTCCTTATCGACAAATTGTAACAGATCATAAATTTGCAGAAAAAATTCGTACTTTACCTACCCGCGAACATCCGCACTCATGCCTAGGTCGATGGCAATTCTTTCAACAGTGCAAACAGTTTGTCCAAAAATATAAACCCGATACACTTATTGTCTCGAATTATAATTTGCTACCGATCTTGGAGCTTTTAGAGTTCACCCCTCCCAAGATTATTAACCTTGTTCTCGAAGATTGCGAACATCTTAAAAAGAGCTTTCACTCTAAAGTATTGTTTTCAAGACTTCAAAAGCTTTCAAAACAGATCGACTACTGGATCTTCCCGGAACAAAACCGTGCGATAAATGACGCAGAATTATTTTCGATTCCATATGAGAAAATATTTGTGCTTCCGAATGTATACGAAGCCAAGAGCACGTTTCACCCCAAACCCAAAATTCCAAAAATTTTATATGCTGGAACCTTAGATCTTGATTCCTCTGTTGCCTGTCACTTTACAGACCCTTCTGTGTGGAAACTGCCGCTAGATATCTATGGTGATTCTCAAGGAACTCCGAAAAACCAGGACAAATTAACGTCTGCATTAAATCAAGCTCGCTGTGCTAATATGGGACTATATTGGTATGGACAAGTCGATGCACAAACTCTTGATTCACTCTTATCGCAATATGCGTTCTCTTTGGTTTTCTGGCTACCAAAACGTTTTGCACTTCTCAACGCCGCCCCCAATAAATTCTTCCAGGCACTGGCGTATGGAGTTCCAGTGATCACGGCTCCACATCCGCAATGTAAAATGTATGTCGAACGTTACAATTGTGGTTTGGTTATGAAAGACTGGTCAAAAGGAGAACTAATTAGAACCGTTCAACTGGGGATCAAGCTTTTTGGTACCAGTCAGTATCAAGATATGGTGGGAGGAACTAAACAAGCGATAAATCAAGAGTTGAATTGGAAAACACAAATGAAACTGCTAGCGAACAAGTTTCGCTTGAAGGCACATGGTTAA
- a CDS encoding NAD-dependent epimerase/dehydratase family protein — protein sequence MQKETIVVTGSTGFLGRHLMPLLQEKYGSQNIKGLSSQDYDLMNPVHVETMFKDLQPDIVIHLAAYSGGIGANREFPADFFFQNITLCSLMFEYAAKHKVKKIIYTMGGCSYPAKVVSPISEDQMWEGYPQAESAGYSVAKKMGITASQSYRTQYGLNSVVLIPGNMYGEFDNFRNNESHVVPGMIRRYYETKLRGESEITMWGDGTPVRDFVYAADVAKIIPWFIENYDSSEPVNISSGTETPIKVLAETIKEKMDWEGTIDWDTSKPNGQLIKIFDVSRLSELGLACETPLSEGLEKTINWLTKHYQNQTDGIRL from the coding sequence ATGCAAAAAGAAACGATCGTGGTTACAGGATCGACGGGTTTCCTAGGTCGGCACCTCATGCCGTTGCTTCAGGAAAAATATGGTAGTCAGAATATCAAGGGTCTATCTTCTCAAGATTATGATTTGATGAATCCGGTTCATGTTGAAACCATGTTCAAAGACCTGCAACCTGATATTGTCATTCATCTGGCCGCGTATTCTGGTGGCATAGGTGCAAATCGTGAGTTCCCTGCTGATTTCTTTTTTCAGAATATCACCTTGTGCTCACTGATGTTTGAATATGCTGCGAAGCACAAAGTGAAGAAAATAATTTATACTATGGGCGGCTGTAGTTATCCTGCCAAAGTAGTCTCCCCGATCTCAGAAGACCAAATGTGGGAAGGCTACCCGCAAGCGGAAAGCGCTGGTTATTCTGTCGCCAAAAAAATGGGGATTACGGCGTCACAAAGTTATCGAACCCAGTATGGACTTAATTCTGTTGTTTTGATACCAGGGAATATGTATGGAGAATTCGATAATTTTCGTAATAATGAATCTCATGTCGTCCCTGGGATGATACGGCGCTACTACGAAACGAAATTAAGAGGAGAGTCGGAAATTACCATGTGGGGAGACGGGACACCAGTTAGAGATTTCGTTTACGCCGCTGACGTTGCCAAAATCATTCCCTGGTTCATTGAGAATTATGACTCAAGTGAACCGGTCAATATTTCATCTGGTACTGAAACACCAATCAAGGTTCTAGCTGAAACAATAAAAGAGAAAATGGATTGGGAGGGTACAATTGACTGGGATACTTCCAAACCGAATGGTCAGTTAATCAAGATTTTCGATGTCTCGCGGCTTTCTGAATTAGGGCTGGCATGTGAGACGCCATTAAGTGAAGGCTTAGAAAAAACCATTAATTGGCTCACGAAGCATTATCAGAACCAAACTGATGGAATCCGTTTATGA